The following are encoded together in the Panicum virgatum strain AP13 chromosome 6K, P.virgatum_v5, whole genome shotgun sequence genome:
- the LOC120713464 gene encoding uncharacterized protein LOC120713464 has protein sequence MFGAPAFGALSTPGTGGFNKRLGVPRFSKIDFPSYDGADDPLNWLHRCEQFFRGQRTLASDRVWLASYHMTEVAQTWYYALEQDEGMPSWERFKDLANQHFGPAVRSNRLSELARLPWHGTIQEYQEHFNALVCHTPELSPLQKADLLVGGLPDHIRVDIELRAPQDLQTTMQLARSFERRTAATATAPS, from the coding sequence ATGTTTGGCGCTCCCGCGTTCGGTGCGCTGTCCACGCCAGGGACCGGCGGCTTCAACAAGCGCCTGGGCGTCCCTCGCTTCAGCAAGATCGACTTCCCATCCTACGACGGCGCTGATGATCCCCTGAACTGGCTCCATCGTTGTGAGCAGTTCTTCCGAGGACAGCGTACACTGGCCTCGGATCGGGTTTGGCTCGCCTCGTACCACATGACCGAGGTGGCGCAGACCTGGTACTATGCCCTCGAGCAGGACGAGGGCATGCCGTCGTGGGAACGCTTCAAGGACCTCGCCAACCAGCACTTCGGTCCAGCCGTCCGCAGCAACCGTCTCTCGGAGCTCGCGCGGCTCCCCTGGCACGGCACTATCCAGGAGTACCAGGAGCATTTCAACGCCCTGGTGTGCCACACGCCGGAGCTCTCCCCACTCCAGAAGGCCGACCTGTTAGTGGGTGGCCTCCCAGATCACATCCGCGTCGACATCGAGCTCCGGGCGCCCCAGGATCTTCAGACCACCATGCAGTTGGCGCGGTCTTTCGAGCGCCGCACGGCTGCCACGGCGACCGCTCCGTCGTAG